The following DNA comes from Acidobacteriota bacterium.
CGGACCGGCGGCCGGACATGTCGCGCGCCCCGCCCAGCCGTACGGAAAGGTGACGCTGCCCACCTGCACCGCGTGCCACACGGCCGAACAGGATCCCTCTTTCAACTTTTACGAGGCGAGGCACCTCGTGGACCACGGCGCCTCCGGGCGCTGAGGAGTCCTGAGAACGCTGCGCCCGACCCCGGGATCGACCCTTCTCCCCGGCGCGGCCGCGCCGAGCCGAAACGCCGGATTCGAGGGAGCCGCGCGCCGGCTCCCGGCGCCCTGTCGGGCGGGCCGGGCGCGTGCGGGCGCGGTGCGACGCCCGTCCGCGGGTCGACGGGCCCGGCCCGGCGCAGTTGGCCCGGGGAAAAAAACGGCCCGCCGGCTGGGGAACCGGCGGGCCAGGGGGTGCGATTGGGAGGAGGTCGGTTGGGAGGGGAGGGTTTCTCCTCCCGGGGGCCTCGCGAAAGGCCCCTGGGTGCTGGAGGTCAGGTCAGAGAAAACTGGAGCTGCTGGCGCAAGGAGCCGAGGCGCTCGCGCAGCTTCATCTTGGCCTCTTTCTCGAGTTGCCGGACGCGCTCGCGGGACAGGCCCAGGATCTTGCCGATCTCCTCGAGCGTCATCTCGTCATTGCCCATGACTCCGAAGCGCTTCAGGAGGATCAGCCGCTCCCGCTCGGGGAGTTCCTCCAGAGCCTGGCGGGTGATCTCCACCAGCTCCTTCTTGTACAGGCTGTCCTCCGGCCGCGCCGTCCCGGAGTCCTCCATGAGCTGGGACAGCCGGGTCTCGCCGTCGTGGTCGACGAAGTCGTCCAGGGACTTCTCTTTCAGCAGCCAGGGAATCCACATCGTCGTCGTGTCCTCGGGTCGCTTGCCGCCCCGGCCTTGTGCAATCCGGGTGCCAGCCCCCGGGGCCCGATTTTCAAGGGTTTTCATCGCTCCACCCGCGTCAATTTGGCGCGGCCCGCCGAGTTGGCACGGTCGGCAGGCCGATGCCACCTCTAACGTACAAACGAATTATACGGCGACTGTTTGACGATGTCCACCCGTTCCCGCGTGGGTCCGGCCCCTCTCCGGCCGGCGGCGGCGGACCGCTCGCGACGCCCCCCGGCGAGACGCCTTCGGCCCCGGCCGGTCGGCCGGCACCTCCCCGAAGGTACGAAGCTCCGCCCAACTCGCCGGGTGCCGGGAAGCTGCCTCCGCGGGCCGGCGCCGGATGGGGGGAGGCCGGGAAGCTCTCCGCGATTCACCGAGCCGGGTTCGCCAACGAGGGTGCACCGCACGGAGGCCGGGCCGACGGCAGCGCGGGCCCGGAGAGCCGCGCGAGCCCCGAGGCGCGACGGTTTCCGCGCCGGCGCGAGCCGTGGCCGTGGGGTCCGTGGGGCTCCCGGGCGGCGTCCCGGGACTCCACTCGGGGACCGGTGTCGCGCCCCGCGCGACAGGGGGCGCCGGGCGCGGGCCGGCGAGTCGCCCGGCGCGCGACCCGGCGGCCGGAGGCGGGAGCGCAGGGTCCCGGCCGGCGCCCCGCCGGTCCCCGGCCCGGCTGGGTGCACCCGCCGGTGAAGACGGGGTAGCCTTCGGGCGATCCCTCGCCGGGAGGAGCCAACGCGATGGGCCGGATCCGGGTGCTTCCTCAGACGGTCGCCGACCGCATCGCGGCCGGGGAGGTCGTCGAGCGGCCGGCCTCGGTCGTCCGGGAACTGCTCGACAACGCTCTCGACGCGGGAGCGCGCCGGATCGAAGTGGACCTCGTCGAGGGAGGGCGCGCGCGCATCGGCGTGGCCGACGACGGCTGCGGCATGGACCCCGACGACGCCCTTCTCGCCTTCGAGCGGCACGCCACCAGCAAGATCGCCGCACCGGACGACCTCGGGGCGATCCGTTCGCTGGGCTTCCGGGGCGAGGCGCTCGCCGCCATCGCGTCGGTGGCCCGGGTCGAACTGGTGACCAGCCCCGGAGAGGGCTCGGAAGGCTGTCGCGTCCTCTTCGACCACGGACGGCTCGTCGGGCGCGAGCCGGCTGCGCGCGCCCGCGGCACGACGGTGACCGTCGAGCGGCTGTTCGCCAACGTGCCGGCGCGCCTCAAGTTCCTCAAGAGCGTCGGCACCGAGCTCGAGCACTGCCTGCGGGTCTGCACCCGATCGGCGCTGGCCCATCCCGAGACCGGCTTCCGCGTCCGACATGCGGGCAAACCGTTGCTCGTGGCCCCGCCGGCCGCGGGAATCAGAGAGCGGATCGGCGATGTCCTCGGGAGCCGCTGGGCGGCCCGGCTCGTCGAAGGCCGGCTCGCCGACGGCGACCTCCGCGTGCAGGTCTTCGCCGCTCCCGCCGACGTGCATCGGCCGACGCGCGCCGGCTTGCATCTGTTCGTCAACCGGCGGCCGGTCCGCGATCCGCTGCTCCTCGGGGCCGTTCGCGACGCGTTCGGCCCGTCGCTCCCCTCCGGGCGGTACCCCGTGGCGGTGGTCTACCTCGAGATTCCGCCGGAACAGGTCGACGTCAACGTGCATCCGACCAAGACCGAGGTTCGCTTCGCCGAACCGAGGCGGGTGAGGGGTGCGGTCGTCGCGGCGTTGCGCGGCGTTCTCGCGCGGCCGGACGCGCTGCCCCGGCTCGGGCCGCCCTCCGCATCCCCCACCGGGCCGGCGGCTCCTCCCGCAGGGAGCGGAGCCACGCTGTGGGACGCGAGGGCGGCGGCGCCGGAGCCGCCAGGCGTGGCGGAGCCGCCGGCCGATTCGGTCCGAGCCCTCGCCCAGTTCCGCGACTGCTACATCGTCGCCGAGGACGCCGAAGGCCTTCTCGTCGTCGACCAGCACGTCGCGCACGAGCGGCTCCTGTACGAGCGTCTGCTGCGCGACGCCGCGTCCGGCCCGCTGCCCCGCCAGGTGCTTCTCTTTCCGCCGACGGTGGAGCTCGGACCGGAGGAGGGGGAGCTGGTCGAGCGCCACGCCGGCACGCTGCAGCGGATCGGCTTCCGGATCGAGCCGTTCGGCGACCGGACGGTGGTGATCCGCGAGGCGCCGCAGATCCTCGGAAGCCGTCCGGTCGAGGGGCCGTTGAGGGAAGTCCTCGCCGCGTTGGGTCGCGGGGACGGGGTGGGGGCCGAGCAGCTCGTGCCGCGGCTTCTGGCCACCATCGCCTGCCATGCGGCGGTGAAGAAGGGTATGCCGCTGACGCGGGAGAAGATGGACTACCTGTTGCGAGGCCTGCGCTGCTGCGAGGTCCCGGCTCACTGCCCCCACGGACGGGCCATTTCGATCCGGATCGAACTGGATCGGCTCGAAAGGGCCTTCGGCCGGACCTGACAAGGGGGTGGACTCGCCTGCCTTTCCGCGGTATACGGACGGGAGCCGGAGGAGAGGGCCCGGGACGAACCGCACATGACGCTCAGGAACTCTCCCGCCGATCCGTTCGCCGTCGCAGCCGCGCGCCTGATCGCAGCGCTGATGGCGCTCGCCTTGGCCGCGGTCCCCGCGGCCGCATCCGGCCGCCTTGTCGTCTTCAAGGACTCCCGGACGATGAGGGTTCTCGCCGCCCGCCGTGCCGGCGCGGTCGTCGAGCTCGACCTGGGCGGCGGCAACCGCCTCCAGGTTCCCGCCTCGCGGATCGCGGAGATCCGCGGTCCCTCGCGCCCGAATTCCGGGGACCGGCCGGCACCGCCCCCCTGGCGCGTCGAGGCGGGGCCGTTCGCCGAGACCATCGCGCGGGCCGCCGAGCGGTACCGCCTCGACCCGGAACTCCTCGTGGCCGTGGCGCTGGTCGAGTCGGACCTCGACCCCTTCGCGCTCAGCGACAAGGGCGCCCAGGGCATCATGCAGATCATGCCGGGCACCGCCCGCGAGATGGGGCTCGACAATGCCTTCGACGCCGCCGCCAACATCGAGGCAGGGGCGCGCTACCTCCGGCGGATGCTCGACCGCTTCAACGAGGACCTGGACCTGGCCCTGGCGGCCTACAACGCGGGGGAGGGTGCGGTGGAACGCTACGGGGGCGTCCCGCCGTACCGGGAGACCCAGGAGTACCTCCGGCGGATCTACCGCCACGTCGAGCGCCTGCGGTCGGAGAGCGGCGCCTGAAGCCGGTTCTTGGTCCGGGCCTGGGGGGCTGATATAATCCCCGCCCCCCGAGAGACATCGATGCTGTTGGATATCAGCGACTTGGACCGTGGGCCGGTCTGGCTGGACCGGCGTGTGGAAGTTGCCGCCTTCCGCTGGGAGGGCGGACAAGAGGTGGTCTGCGGTCCGGTCCGGCTCAGTGGCCGGCTGGCCCGCGCCTCCCGGGGCATCGACCTCGACGCGCACATCAGCACGGTGGTGACTCTCGTGTGCGTGCGCTGCCTCGAGAGCTTCGAGCGCCCGGTGGAAGAGGACTTCCACCTGCTGTTGATCCCCAACGCGGAGGACACCTTCGACCCGTACCGGATCCTCCCCGAGGACGATCCCCAGGCGGCCGACGTCTACCCCCTCGAAGGCGAGGAACTCGATCTGACGGCGGTGGCCAGGGAACAGGTCGATCTGGCGCTTCCGTTCCGCGCCCTGTGCGACGAGAGCTGCCGCGGGCTGTGCTCCGGCTGCGGCGCGAATCTCAACCGGGAAGCCTGCCGATGCGCTCCGGAACGGCGGGGCGGGGGCGAGGTCACCCGGCTGGCGGAACTGATCGAATCCCTGAGGAGCGGACGCCGCTCCGGAGGAGACTGACCGATGGCGAATCCCAAGCGTCGCAGTTCGAAGGCACGGCGCGACAAGCGGCGCGCTCACGACGCCCTTCCCATCCCGTCGCTGGCGCGCTGCGACCGGTGCGGCGAACCGAAGCTCCCGCACCGCGTCTGCCCCGCCTGCGGCCACTACAAGGGCCGCGAGATCCTGAGCACCGGCCAGAGCGTCTGAACCGATCCCGGTGACACCCTCGGCACGCATGTCCCTACCGCTGGCGGTCGACGGGATGGGCGGCGATCACGCTCCGCACGAGATCGTGCGCGGGGCGCTCGAATACGCGCGCGACACCGGGAACCGCGTGCTGGTGGTCGGCCGGCCGGACGAGCTCGAGGCCGCCCTCGCCCGCTGCGGCGGCCGCCCGAGCGACCGCCTGGAGATCGTCCCCGCCTCGCAGGTGATCGAGATGGGGGAGAAGATCACCAGCATCCGCACCAAGCGGGACTCCTCCATCCATGTGGGGGCGCGGCTGCTCCGGGATGGCCGCGCGGCGGGATTCGTCTCCGCGGGGCACACCGGAGCGATGATGGCGGTGTGCAAGGTGATCTGCGGACTGCTGGAGGGCGTCGACCGCCCGGCACTGCCGGCTCCCCTTCCGCAGCGAGGCGGAGGTTACGCGATCCTTCTCGACGCGGGAGCGAACCTCGACTGCCGGCCGGAACACTTCCGCCAGTTCGCGGTCATGGGGCACCACTACGCCCGGCGGGTCTTCGGCATCGAACGGCCGCGGGTCGCCCTGTTGAGCGTCGGAGAGGAAGACACGAAGGGAACCGAGGTCCTCCGAAAGGTCCAGCACATCCTCAAGGCGACCAAGATCAACTTCATCGGGAACGTGGAGGGCAACTCCATCTTCTCCCGGCGCACCGACGTCGTACTGTGCGACGGCTTCGTGGGAAACGTGGTCCTGAAGGTCTCCGAGGGGATCGCGGAGTCGATCGTGAACGAGCTGCGCGACGAGATCGCCCGGGGGCCGCTGCGCCGGCTGGGCGCGCTGGCGCTCAAGCCGGTGTTCCGCGTGCTCATGCGGAAGCTGGACTACGCCGAGTACGGGGGCGTGCCGCTCCTCGGCCTCAACGGCGTCGCGGTGGTCGCCCACGGCCGGTCGCGGGCCAAAGCGATTCGCAACGCTCTGAAGGTCGCCGAGACGGCGGCCCGGCTCGAGATGGTGCAGAAAATCGCCGCGGACATCGAAGCCTTGCACGAGGCGGAGCAGCGACTCGGAGCGACGGCATGAGCGGCGCGGAAGCGCTTCCAGCGTGGGCGGCGCTCTTTCCCGGCCAGGGAAGCCAGCGTGTCGGAATGGGCCGGGACCTCGTGGATGCATGGCCGGAAGCGGAAGCCGTGTTCGCCGCCGCCGACGACGCGCTGGGGGAGCCTCTCTCCCGGCTTTGCTTCGAGGGGCCCGAGGAGCGGCTGCGGCTGACCCGAAACACCCAGCCGGCCCTGCTGACCGTCGGGGTGGCCTGCTGGCGGGTGCTCGAAGGGCGCGTCCCGCTACCCGCCGCCGCGGCGGGCCACAGCCTCGGGGAGTACACGGCGCTCGTGGCCGCCGGCGTGCTCGCCTTCGAAGACGCCGTGCGAGCCGTCCGGCTGCGTGGCGAGGCGATGCAGGAGGCGGTGCCGGTCGGGGAAGGCGCGATGGCGGCCGTGATCGGTCTCGAGCCGGATGCGGTCGCGGCCCTCTGCGCCGAAACGGCGCGGGAGGGGGAGGTCCTCGTGCCGGCCAACATCAACGCGCCGGACCAGATCGTCGTCGCCGGCCACGCCGCGGCCGTGGAGCGCCTCGGACCGGCGGCGCGCGGGCGCGGAGCGAAGCGGGTCGTCCCGCTCGCGGTCAGCGCCCCCTTCCACTGCCCCCTGATGGCCCCGGCGGCCGAACGCTTGGCGCGCTTTTTCGACGGGATCGAGTTCCGGGAACCGCGGTTCCCGGTGGTGGCGAACGTGGACGCCCGCCCGGTGACGACCGGCGCGCAGGCGCGCGACCGTCTCGTGCGCCAGGTCGTCGCGCCGGTGCGGTGGGTCGACGTCCTCCGGACCCTCGGTTCGGAGCTCCGGGTGACCGAGGCACTGGAACTCGGCCCGGGCCGCGTCCTGGCGGGGCTGGCGCGGCGCGCGGGGGCGCCCTTCGCGGTCCGCCCGGCCGGTTCCGCCGAGAGCATGCGGGAGGCGGTCGAAGCCCTGGCGGGAAGGGAGGAGGGTTGACATGCAGAGCCTTCGATGGCCCGGCATCGCCGGCCACCACGCGCTGGTGACCGGCGGTTCCCGCGGCATCGGCCGGGCGATCGCGAGCCAGTTGCTCGCATCGGGAGCCCACGTGACCGTGACGGCGCGGACCTCCGAGCGCGCCGCGGCCGCCGCCGACGAGCTCAACGTGACAGGGTCCGCGGCGAGCGGCGCCGGCCGGGCGGAGGGGCTCGGCCTCGACCTGAGCGATTCCGCCGGAGCGGCTGCCGTGCTCGCCGAGTTCGCCCGCCGGACGAAGGAATCCCGGCCGGTTTCCCTGCTGGTCCACAACGCGGGGATGACCCGCGACGGACTCTTGATGCGCATGTCTCTCGACCAATGGCAGGAGGTCCTCACCGCGAACCTCACCGGTGCCTATCTGGTGACAAAGGCGGTGCTCCCGGGTATGATCCGGGCCCGCCGTGGACGGATCGTGGTGGTTTCGAGCGTGGTGGCCCGCATGGGGAATCCGGGACAGGCCAACTACGCGGCGTCGAAGGCGGGCCTGCACGGGTTCGTGCGTTCCCTCGCGCGCGAACTCGGATCGCGGGGGATCACGGTCAACGCCGTGGCTCCCGGGTACGTGGACACGGACATGACGCGCGCGCTGCCCGAATCGGCGCGAGACAACCTGCTCCGGCTGGTGCCGCTGGGCCGGCTGGGCCAGCCGGAGGACGTCGCGGCGGCGGTGTGTTTCCTGCTGTCGGATCTGGCGGGCTACATCACCGGCGAGGTGCTGGACGTCAACGGCGGTATGGACATGTGAGCGGGAGGACATCCCG
Coding sequences within:
- a CDS encoding sigma-70 family RNA polymerase sigma factor, with protein sequence MKTLENRAPGAGTRIAQGRGGKRPEDTTTMWIPWLLKEKSLDDFVDHDGETRLSQLMEDSGTARPEDSLYKKELVEITRQALEELPERERLILLKRFGVMGNDEMTLEEIGKILGLSRERVRQLEKEAKMKLRERLGSLRQQLQFSLT
- the mutL gene encoding DNA mismatch repair endonuclease MutL, with protein sequence MGRIRVLPQTVADRIAAGEVVERPASVVRELLDNALDAGARRIEVDLVEGGRARIGVADDGCGMDPDDALLAFERHATSKIAAPDDLGAIRSLGFRGEALAAIASVARVELVTSPGEGSEGCRVLFDHGRLVGREPAARARGTTVTVERLFANVPARLKFLKSVGTELEHCLRVCTRSALAHPETGFRVRHAGKPLLVAPPAAGIRERIGDVLGSRWAARLVEGRLADGDLRVQVFAAPADVHRPTRAGLHLFVNRRPVRDPLLLGAVRDAFGPSLPSGRYPVAVVYLEIPPEQVDVNVHPTKTEVRFAEPRRVRGAVVAALRGVLARPDALPRLGPPSASPTGPAAPPAGSGATLWDARAAAPEPPGVAEPPADSVRALAQFRDCYIVAEDAEGLLVVDQHVAHERLLYERLLRDAASGPLPRQVLLFPPTVELGPEEGELVERHAGTLQRIGFRIEPFGDRTVVIREAPQILGSRPVEGPLREVLAALGRGDGVGAEQLVPRLLATIACHAAVKKGMPLTREKMDYLLRGLRCCEVPAHCPHGRAISIRIELDRLERAFGRT
- a CDS encoding lytic transglycosylase domain-containing protein, producing MTLRNSPADPFAVAAARLIAALMALALAAVPAAASGRLVVFKDSRTMRVLAARRAGAVVELDLGGGNRLQVPASRIAEIRGPSRPNSGDRPAPPPWRVEAGPFAETIARAAERYRLDPELLVAVALVESDLDPFALSDKGAQGIMQIMPGTAREMGLDNAFDAAANIEAGARYLRRMLDRFNEDLDLALAAYNAGEGAVERYGGVPPYRETQEYLRRIYRHVERLRSESGA
- a CDS encoding DUF177 domain-containing protein produces the protein MLLDISDLDRGPVWLDRRVEVAAFRWEGGQEVVCGPVRLSGRLARASRGIDLDAHISTVVTLVCVRCLESFERPVEEDFHLLLIPNAEDTFDPYRILPEDDPQAADVYPLEGEELDLTAVAREQVDLALPFRALCDESCRGLCSGCGANLNREACRCAPERRGGGEVTRLAELIESLRSGRRSGGD
- a CDS encoding 50S ribosomal protein L32 is translated as MANPKRRSSKARRDKRRAHDALPIPSLARCDRCGEPKLPHRVCPACGHYKGREILSTGQSV
- the plsX gene encoding phosphate acyltransferase PlsX, with protein sequence MSLPLAVDGMGGDHAPHEIVRGALEYARDTGNRVLVVGRPDELEAALARCGGRPSDRLEIVPASQVIEMGEKITSIRTKRDSSIHVGARLLRDGRAAGFVSAGHTGAMMAVCKVICGLLEGVDRPALPAPLPQRGGGYAILLDAGANLDCRPEHFRQFAVMGHHYARRVFGIERPRVALLSVGEEDTKGTEVLRKVQHILKATKINFIGNVEGNSIFSRRTDVVLCDGFVGNVVLKVSEGIAESIVNELRDEIARGPLRRLGALALKPVFRVLMRKLDYAEYGGVPLLGLNGVAVVAHGRSRAKAIRNALKVAETAARLEMVQKIAADIEALHEAEQRLGATA
- the fabD gene encoding [acyl-carrier-protein] S-malonyltransferase, with product MSGAEALPAWAALFPGQGSQRVGMGRDLVDAWPEAEAVFAAADDALGEPLSRLCFEGPEERLRLTRNTQPALLTVGVACWRVLEGRVPLPAAAAGHSLGEYTALVAAGVLAFEDAVRAVRLRGEAMQEAVPVGEGAMAAVIGLEPDAVAALCAETAREGEVLVPANINAPDQIVVAGHAAAVERLGPAARGRGAKRVVPLAVSAPFHCPLMAPAAERLARFFDGIEFREPRFPVVANVDARPVTTGAQARDRLVRQVVAPVRWVDVLRTLGSELRVTEALELGPGRVLAGLARRAGAPFAVRPAGSAESMREAVEALAGREEG
- a CDS encoding beta-ketoacyl-ACP reductase, with product MQSLRWPGIAGHHALVTGGSRGIGRAIASQLLASGAHVTVTARTSERAAAAADELNVTGSAASGAGRAEGLGLDLSDSAGAAAVLAEFARRTKESRPVSLLVHNAGMTRDGLLMRMSLDQWQEVLTANLTGAYLVTKAVLPGMIRARRGRIVVVSSVVARMGNPGQANYAASKAGLHGFVRSLARELGSRGITVNAVAPGYVDTDMTRALPESARDNLLRLVPLGRLGQPEDVAAAVCFLLSDLAGYITGEVLDVNGGMDM